A region of Solea solea chromosome 7, fSolSol10.1, whole genome shotgun sequence DNA encodes the following proteins:
- the mab21l1 gene encoding putative nucleotidyltransferase MAB21L1, which translates to MIAAQAKLVYHLNKYYNEKCQSRKAAISKTIREVCKVVSDVLKEVEVQEPRFISSLSEMDNRFEGLEVISPTEFEVVLYLNQMGVFNFVDDGSLPGCAVLKLSDGRKRSMSLWVEFITASGYLSARKIRSRFQTLVAQAVDKCSYRDVVKMVADTSEVKLRIRDRYIVQITPAFKCTGIWPRSAAHWPLPHIPWPGPNRVAEVKAEGFNLLSKECYSLNGKQSSAESDAWVLQFAEAENRLLLSGCRKKCLSVLKALRDRHLELPGQPLNNYHMKTLVSYECEKHPRESDWDENCLGDRLNGILLQLISCLQCRRCPHYFLPNLDLFQGKPHSALENAAKQTWRLAREILTNPKSLEKL; encoded by the coding sequence ATGATAGCCGCGCAGGCCAAGCTCGTGTACCACCTCAACAAATACTACAACGAGAAATGCCAGTCGCGCAAAGCGGCCATCTCCAAGACCATCCGCGAGGTATGCAAGGTGGTGTCGGACGTCCtgaaggaggtggaggtgcAGGAGCCGCGCTTCATCAGCTCCCTCAGCGAGATGGACAACCGCTTCGAGGGCCTGGAGGTGATCTCGCCCACCGAGTTCGAGGTCGTGCTCTACCTGAACCAGATGGGAGTTTTCAACTTCGTGGACGACGGCTCGCTGCCGGGCTGCGCCGTGCTCAAGCTCAGCGACGGCCGCAAGAGAAGCATGTCCCTGTGGGTGGAGTTCATCACCGCCTCCGGTTACCTCTCCGCGCGCAAGATCCGCTCCCGGTTCCAGACGCTGGTGGCGCAGGCGGTGGACAAATGCAGCTACAGGGACGTGGTGAAAATGGTCGCGGACACCAGCGAGGTGAAGCTGCGCATCCGGGACCGATACATTGTGCAGATCACGCCGGCGTTCAAGTGCACCGGAATTTGGCCGCGCAGCGCGGCGCACTGGCCGCTGCCGCATATCCCGTGGCCGGGACCGAACCGGGTAGCGGAGGTGAAGGCGGAGGGTTTCAATCTTTTATCCAAAGAGTGCTACTCCCTGAACGGCAAGCAGAGCTCGGCGGAGAGCGACGCCTGGGTGCTGCAGTTCGCCGAGGCCGAGAACCGGCTGCTGCTGAGCGGCTGCAGGAAGAAGTGCCTGTCGGTGCTGAAGGCGCTGCGCGACCGGCACCTGGAGCTGCCGGGACAGCCGCTCAACAACTACCACATGAAGACTCTGGTGTCCTACGAGTGTGAGAAGCACCCGCGGGAGTCGGACTGGGACGAGAACTGCCTCGGCGACCGCCTGAACGGGATTCTATTGCAGCTTATTTCGTGTTTGCAGTGCAGGAGGTGCCCGCATTATTTCCTGCCCAATTTAGACCTGTTTCAGGGGAAACCACACTCTGCGCTCGAGAACGCCGCGAAACAGACTTGGCGTCTGGCGAGAGAAATACTGACCAACCCCAAAAGCTTGGAGAAACTCTGA